The following are encoded together in the Pseudomonas xantholysinigenes genome:
- a CDS encoding aminoacyl-tRNA deacylase and HDOD domain-containing protein has product MTEVALDTATPHAPSVIRLLLDKLGVTYREVPEHPGLPAASRVQAVLLDDEIGALMVLFPHSQLLDLKRLEELTGRKLTAVPLARLKQMLDKHHLKTLPAIPALTSSPCQYEKSLLDNETLLIQSGEAGLLLEIGRTAFKKMLAKASASTFGQPISDIRLSFEQLDGPPKEVIRAVQAFTARRIQQRLEQTIEIPPLADTAQKIIKLRVDPNASIDDITGVVETDPALAAQVVSWAASPYYASPGKIRSVEDAIVRVLGFDLVINLALGLALGKTLSLPKDHPQQATPYWQQSIYTAAVIEGLTRAMPRAERPEAGLTYLAGLLHNFGYLLLAHVFPPHFSLICRHLEVNPHLCHSYVEQHLLGISREQIGAWLMKLWDMPDELSTALRFQHDPAYDGEYSAFPNLVCLAIRLLRSRGIGSGPQDEIPDALLERLGLTRDKADEVVNKVLEAEALLRELASQFHTSH; this is encoded by the coding sequence ATGACTGAAGTTGCCCTGGATACCGCAACCCCACACGCACCGTCTGTCATCCGGCTGTTGCTCGACAAACTTGGCGTGACCTACCGCGAGGTGCCCGAGCACCCGGGGTTGCCAGCCGCCTCGCGGGTCCAGGCCGTGCTGCTCGACGACGAGATCGGCGCGCTGATGGTGCTGTTCCCGCACAGCCAACTGCTGGACCTCAAGCGCCTCGAGGAACTCACCGGCCGCAAGCTGACCGCCGTGCCGCTAGCGCGTCTGAAGCAGATGCTCGACAAGCATCACCTCAAGACCCTGCCCGCCATCCCGGCGCTGACCAGCTCGCCGTGCCAGTACGAGAAAAGCCTGCTCGACAACGAGACCCTGCTGATCCAGTCCGGTGAAGCCGGCCTGCTCCTGGAAATCGGCCGCACCGCCTTCAAGAAGATGCTGGCCAAGGCCAGCGCCAGCACGTTCGGCCAGCCGATCAGCGATATTCGCCTCAGTTTCGAACAACTGGACGGCCCACCCAAGGAAGTCATCCGCGCCGTCCAGGCCTTCACTGCCCGGCGCATCCAGCAGCGCCTGGAACAGACCATTGAGATCCCGCCGCTGGCCGACACCGCGCAGAAGATCATCAAGCTGCGCGTCGACCCCAACGCCAGCATCGACGACATCACCGGCGTGGTCGAGACCGACCCGGCCCTGGCCGCGCAGGTGGTCAGCTGGGCCGCCTCGCCCTACTATGCCTCGCCCGGCAAGATCCGCTCGGTGGAAGACGCCATCGTCCGCGTGCTGGGCTTTGACCTGGTGATCAACCTGGCCCTGGGCCTGGCCCTGGGCAAAACGCTCAGTCTGCCCAAGGACCACCCGCAGCAAGCCACCCCGTACTGGCAGCAATCGATCTACACCGCCGCTGTGATCGAGGGCCTGACCCGCGCCATGCCGCGTGCCGAGCGCCCGGAAGCCGGCCTGACCTACCTGGCCGGGCTACTGCACAATTTCGGCTACCTGTTGCTGGCGCATGTCTTCCCGCCGCACTTCTCGCTGATCTGCCGGCACCTGGAGGTCAACCCACACCTGTGCCACAGCTATGTGGAGCAACATCTGCTGGGTATCAGCCGCGAGCAGATCGGTGCCTGGCTGATGAAGTTGTGGGACATGCCGGACGAGCTGTCCACGGCCCTGCGTTTCCAGCACGACCCGGCGTACGACGGTGAGTATTCGGCCTTCCCCAACCTGGTGTGCCTGGCGATCCGCCTGCTGCGCTCGCGGGGCATCGGCTCGGGGCCACAGGACGAGATTCCCGACGCCCTGCTCGAACGCCTGGGGCTGACCCGGGACAAGGCCGATGAAGTGGTGAACAAGGTGCTGGAGGCCGAGGCGCTGCTGCGCGAGCTGGCGTCGCAGTTCCACACGTCACATTGA
- the recG gene encoding ATP-dependent DNA helicase RecG translates to MTELSNVPVTALKGVGEAMAEKLAKVGLENLQDLLFHLPLRYQDRTRVVPIGQLRPGQDAVIEGVVSGADVTMGKRRSLVVRLGDGSGSLSLRFYHFSNAQKEGLKRGTHLRCYGEARPGASGLEIYHPEYRALNGDEAPPPVEQTLTPIYPTTEGLTQQRLRLLCQQSLGQLGPRSLPDWLPDELARDYQLAPLSDAIRYLHNPPADADLDELAEGHHWAQHRLAFEELLTHQLSQQRLRESQRALRAPVLPKATRLPAQYLANLGFSPTGAQQRVGNEIAYDLSQPEPMMRLVQGDVGAGKTVVAALAALQALEAGYQVALMAPTEILAEQHFITFKRWLEPLGIEVAWLAGKLKGKARASALEQIASGAPMVVGTHALFQDEVQFKHLALAIIDEQHRFGVQQRLALRKKGVMGQLCPHQLIMTATPIPRTLAMSAYADLDTSILDELPPGRTPVNTVLVADSRRFEVVERVRAACAEGRQAYWVCTLIEESEELTCQAAESTYEELGSALGELRVGLIHGRMKPAEKAAVMAEFKAGALQLLVATTVIEVGVDVPNASLMIIENPERLGLAQLHQLRGRVGRGSAVSHCVLLYHPPLSQIGRERLGIMRETNDGFVIAEKDLELRGPGEMLGTRQTGLLQFKVADLMRDADLLPAVRDAAQALLARWPAHVSPLLDRWLRHGQQYGQV, encoded by the coding sequence ATGACCGAGCTGTCGAACGTCCCGGTCACCGCGCTCAAGGGCGTAGGTGAGGCCATGGCGGAGAAACTCGCCAAGGTCGGCCTGGAGAACCTGCAGGACCTGCTGTTCCACCTGCCGCTGCGCTACCAGGACCGCACCCGCGTGGTGCCCATCGGCCAGCTGCGCCCGGGCCAGGACGCGGTGATCGAGGGTGTGGTCAGCGGTGCCGATGTGACCATGGGCAAGCGCCGCAGCCTGGTGGTACGCCTGGGCGATGGCAGCGGCTCGCTGAGCCTGCGCTTCTACCATTTCAGCAACGCGCAGAAGGAAGGCCTCAAACGGGGTACCCACCTGCGTTGCTATGGTGAAGCCCGCCCCGGCGCCTCGGGCCTTGAGATCTACCACCCGGAATACCGCGCCCTCAACGGCGACGAAGCCCCTCCACCGGTGGAGCAGACCCTGACGCCGATCTACCCGACCACCGAGGGCCTGACCCAGCAGCGCCTGCGCCTGCTGTGCCAGCAAAGCCTCGGCCAACTGGGGCCGCGCAGCCTGCCCGACTGGCTGCCCGATGAGCTGGCCCGCGACTACCAGTTGGCGCCGCTGAGCGACGCCATCCGCTACCTGCACAACCCGCCGGCCGATGCCGACCTCGACGAACTCGCCGAAGGTCATCACTGGGCCCAGCACCGCCTGGCCTTCGAAGAACTGCTGACCCACCAGTTGTCGCAACAGCGTCTGCGCGAAAGCCAGCGTGCCCTGCGCGCGCCGGTACTGCCCAAGGCCACGCGCCTGCCGGCACAGTACCTGGCCAACCTCGGCTTCAGCCCGACCGGCGCCCAGCAGCGGGTCGGCAACGAAATTGCCTACGATCTCAGCCAGCCCGAGCCGATGATGCGTCTGGTGCAAGGCGACGTCGGCGCCGGCAAGACCGTGGTCGCCGCGCTGGCCGCCCTGCAGGCCCTGGAAGCCGGCTACCAGGTGGCACTGATGGCGCCCACCGAGATTCTCGCCGAACAGCACTTCATCACCTTCAAGCGCTGGCTCGAGCCCTTGGGTATCGAAGTCGCCTGGCTGGCCGGCAAACTCAAGGGCAAGGCCCGCGCCAGCGCCCTGGAACAGATCGCCAGCGGCGCGCCGATGGTGGTCGGCACCCACGCGTTGTTCCAGGACGAAGTGCAGTTCAAGCACCTGGCCCTGGCGATCATCGACGAACAGCACCGCTTTGGTGTGCAGCAGCGCCTGGCCCTGCGCAAGAAGGGTGTGATGGGCCAACTGTGCCCGCACCAATTGATCATGACCGCCACGCCGATCCCACGCACCCTGGCCATGAGCGCCTATGCCGACCTCGACACCTCGATCCTCGACGAGCTGCCGCCTGGCCGCACCCCGGTGAACACCGTGCTGGTTGCCGACAGCCGCCGCTTCGAAGTGGTCGAGCGCGTCCGCGCCGCCTGTGCCGAAGGGCGTCAGGCATACTGGGTGTGCACCCTGATCGAAGAGTCCGAGGAACTGACCTGCCAGGCCGCCGAAAGCACCTACGAGGAGCTGGGCAGCGCCCTGGGCGAGCTGCGCGTGGGCTTGATCCATGGGCGCATGAAGCCCGCGGAAAAAGCCGCGGTAATGGCCGAGTTCAAGGCCGGTGCCCTGCAACTGCTGGTAGCCACCACGGTGATCGAAGTCGGCGTGGACGTGCCCAACGCCAGCTTGATGATCATCGAAAACCCCGAGCGCCTGGGCCTGGCCCAGTTGCACCAGCTGCGTGGCCGGGTTGGCCGGGGCAGCGCGGTGAGCCACTGCGTGCTGCTCTACCATCCGCCGCTGTCGCAGATTGGCCGCGAGCGCCTGGGAATCATGCGGGAAACCAACGACGGTTTCGTCATCGCCGAGAAGGACCTGGAGCTGCGCGGCCCCGGCGAGATGCTCGGGACCCGCCAGACCGGCCTGCTACAGTTCAAGGTCGCCGACCTCATGCGCGACGCCGACCTGCTGCCGGCCGTGCGCGATGCCGCCCAGGCCCTGCTGGCGCGCTGGCCGGCGCATGTCAGCCCGCTGCTCGACCGCTGGCTGCGCCACGGCCAGCAATATGGCCAGGTGTGA
- a CDS encoding helicase: MKFRFLLWAMGWLMAKASRNNPAFQQQLQDKDLVFQMQTLDGKVARHFIVKDLRISSHGGLHPQPAFAIAFKDAAYGFATLQAGNKQLAFMQGIQEKNIQIKGNPALVIWFQGLMKYLKPKKKG, translated from the coding sequence ATGAAGTTTCGTTTTCTTCTCTGGGCCATGGGTTGGCTGATGGCCAAGGCCAGCCGCAACAACCCGGCGTTCCAGCAGCAGCTGCAGGACAAGGACCTGGTGTTCCAGATGCAGACCCTGGACGGCAAGGTGGCCCGGCACTTCATCGTCAAGGACCTGCGCATCAGCAGCCACGGCGGCCTGCATCCACAGCCGGCCTTCGCCATCGCCTTCAAGGACGCCGCCTACGGCTTCGCCACGCTGCAGGCGGGCAACAAGCAGCTGGCGTTCATGCAGGGGATTCAGGAGAAGAACATCCAGATCAAGGGCAATCCGGCGTTGGTGATCTGGTTCCAGGGCTTGATGAAGTACCTCAAGCCGAAGAAGAAGGGCTGA
- a CDS encoding hydrogen peroxide-inducible genes activator, which translates to MTLTELRYIVTLAQEQHFGHAAERCHVSQPTLSVGVKKLEDELGVLIFERSKSAVRLTPVGETIVAQAQKVLEQAQGIRELAQAGKNQLTAPLKVGAIYTVGPYLFPHLIPQLHRVAPQMPLYIEENFTHVLREKLRNGELDAVIIALPFNEADVLTLPLYDEPFCALMPADHPWTAKDTIDTAMLNDKSLLLLGEGHCFRDQVLEACPTLNKGGEGAKHTTVESSSLETIRHMVASGLGVSILPLSAVHSHHYAPGVIEVRPLTAPAPFRTVAIAWRASFPRPKAIEILADSIRLCSVAKPPVEQPA; encoded by the coding sequence ATGACCCTCACCGAACTCCGCTACATCGTCACCCTCGCGCAAGAGCAGCACTTCGGCCACGCCGCCGAGCGTTGCCACGTCAGCCAGCCGACCCTGTCGGTGGGCGTGAAGAAACTCGAGGATGAACTCGGCGTGCTGATCTTCGAACGCAGCAAGAGCGCCGTGCGCCTGACCCCGGTCGGCGAGACCATCGTCGCCCAGGCGCAGAAAGTCCTCGAGCAGGCCCAAGGCATTCGCGAGCTGGCCCAGGCAGGCAAGAACCAGCTCACCGCGCCACTCAAGGTCGGCGCCATCTATACCGTCGGCCCCTATCTGTTCCCGCACCTGATCCCCCAGCTGCACCGGGTCGCGCCGCAGATGCCGCTGTATATCGAAGAAAACTTCACCCACGTGCTGCGCGAGAAACTGCGCAATGGCGAGCTGGACGCAGTGATCATCGCCCTGCCGTTCAACGAAGCCGATGTGCTGACCCTGCCGCTGTACGACGAGCCCTTCTGTGCGCTGATGCCGGCCGACCACCCGTGGACCGCCAAGGACACCATCGACACCGCCATGCTCAACGACAAGAGCCTGCTGCTGCTGGGCGAAGGCCATTGCTTCCGCGACCAGGTGCTGGAGGCTTGCCCGACCCTGAACAAGGGTGGCGAAGGCGCCAAGCACACCACGGTCGAATCCAGCTCGCTGGAAACCATCCGCCACATGGTCGCCTCGGGCCTGGGCGTGTCGATCCTGCCGCTGTCGGCGGTGCACAGCCACCATTACGCGCCGGGAGTGATCGAAGTGCGCCCACTGACCGCGCCCGCGCCGTTCCGTACCGTCGCCATCGCCTGGCGCGCCAGCTTCCCGCGGCCGAAGGCCATCGAGATCCTCGCCGACTCGATCCGCCTCTGCTCGGTAGCCAAGCCACCCGTGGAACAACCGGCCTGA
- a CDS encoding HU family DNA-binding protein: MRKPELAAVIAEKADLTKEKANQVLNAILDSITGALDKDTVTLVGFGTFEKRHRGARTGKNPQTGQPVKIKASNTVAFKPGKNLRDSVNAPAKPAKKK; the protein is encoded by the coding sequence ATGCGTAAACCAGAACTCGCCGCCGTCATCGCCGAAAAGGCCGATCTGACCAAGGAAAAGGCCAACCAGGTCCTCAACGCGATTCTCGATAGCATCACCGGCGCGCTCGACAAGGACACCGTCACCCTGGTTGGTTTCGGCACCTTCGAAAAACGCCACCGTGGCGCTCGCACCGGCAAGAACCCGCAAACCGGCCAGCCAGTGAAGATCAAGGCCAGCAACACCGTTGCCTTCAAACCTGGCAAGAACCTGCGCGACAGCGTCAACGCACCGGCCAAGCCCGCCAAGAAAAAGTGA